Sequence from the Burkholderia stabilis genome:
CGCGATCGTTCATGCGCGACACTTTCTCGAGGAACGTGTTGACCGATGCGTCGTCCTGCAGCGTGCAGCCGGTGAGCATCGTCAGGCCGCCGAGCGTCAGCACGCGCCGGTTGAAGAGCCGCCGCGACGGCATCTCGAGCTCGCGGCGCACGTCGAGTTCGAGCGACTTCCGGTCGAGCGACCAGCGCGGGCGGTCGCGCTTGGGTTCGGATTCCGACATGATGATTTCCTTCGGCACCTTCGTGCCGTTCAACGGCCGCGAAACATCGCGAGCAGCGAGCGCGGCACCAGCAGCGCCATCGCGACATGCACGACGAAGAATGCGACGAGCAGCGACATCGCCCAGAAATGCACGACGCGCGCGTTGTCATAACCGCCGAACAGTTCGCGCAGCAGCGGGAACTGCACCGATTTCCAGATCGCGAGCCCCGACAGCACGAGCACGGCGAGATCGACGATCGCGGCCAGGTACGCGGCGCGCTGCACCGCGTTGTAGACGCTCAGGTCGGCATGCGACAGCCGCCCGCCGAGCGCCGCGCGCACGTCGCGCCACACGGAGGCCGGCGTGACCGGCAGCATCTTGCGCACAAGGCGCCCGGTCGCAAGCGACATCGTCAGATAGAACAGCCCGTTGCCGACGAGCAGCCACATCGCCGCGAAATGCCATTGCAGCGCGCCGCCGAGCCAGCCGCCGATCGTGATGCCGTGAGGAAACGTGAACGGCGGATAGATCGGCGACGCGTCGTAGATGCGCCAGCCGGACAGCGCCATCAGCACGGCCGCGAGCGCGTTGAGCCAGTGGCTCGCGCGCACCCAAAGCGGATGGATCGGGCGCGCGGGCGGCGTGGCGG
This genomic interval carries:
- a CDS encoding cytochrome b/b6 domain-containing protein gives rise to the protein MQTVPVTGRAAATPPARPIHPLWVRASHWLNALAAVLMALSGWRIYDASPIYPPFTFPHGITIGGWLGGALQWHFAAMWLLVGNGLFYLTMSLATGRLVRKMLPVTPASVWRDVRAALGGRLSHADLSVYNAVQRAAYLAAIVDLAVLVLSGLAIWKSVQFPLLRELFGGYDNARVVHFWAMSLLVAFFVVHVAMALLVPRSLLAMFRGR